A portion of the Bdellovibrio bacteriovorus genome contains these proteins:
- a CDS encoding peptidylprolyl isomerase, whose protein sequence is MKITVSHILVRHQYEAEDILRALENGKSFEELARKHSTCPSAAEGGALGTFGLGRMDEDFEDAAFVLNVGETTKKPVRTKFGYHIIKRTA, encoded by the coding sequence ATGAAAATCACCGTAAGTCATATTTTAGTACGTCATCAATATGAAGCCGAAGATATCTTGCGCGCTTTAGAAAACGGGAAAAGCTTTGAAGAGCTTGCTCGTAAACATTCCACTTGTCCTTCCGCGGCGGAGGGTGGGGCGTTAGGAACTTTTGGGTTGGGTCGCATGGATGAAGATTTTGAAGATGCGGCATTTGTTTTAAACGTCGGAGAAACCACAAAAAAGCCCGTACGCACTAAATTTGGTTATCATATTATTAAGCGCACGGCTTAG
- a CDS encoding DUF1328 domain-containing protein yields MLRAAIAFFVLAIVAFIFGASGIAGMSMEIGRILLFVFLVLAVISFVINLVSTRGSRGPKL; encoded by the coding sequence ATGTTAAGAGCAGCCATCGCATTTTTTGTCTTAGCCATTGTCGCCTTTATTTTTGGCGCTTCCGGAATTGCCGGAATGTCTATGGAGATCGGAAGAATCCTACTCTTTGTCTTCTTGGTCTTGGCCGTGATCAGTTTTGTGATCAATCTTGTTTCGACAAGAGGGTCACGCGGACCGAAGCTATGA
- a CDS encoding glycine cleavage system protein H: MASDDVKNFMGYLWIREEDGVITIGINEDGLEDFEEISSVELPAEQEKVDSDVVIGTLETDDGPLDIYSPVSGTVIEVNNQVVDDPSMIMEDPYEEGWLIRIEADEDLDDEDEDDEDDDDDDDEDDDYDEDED; encoded by the coding sequence ATGGCATCTGACGACGTAAAAAACTTTATGGGCTATCTTTGGATACGCGAAGAAGATGGCGTGATCACAATCGGTATTAATGAAGATGGATTAGAAGATTTCGAAGAAATCAGCTCTGTCGAACTTCCCGCAGAACAAGAAAAAGTAGATTCAGACGTAGTTATCGGAACACTGGAAACAGATGATGGTCCTTTGGATATCTATTCACCCGTATCAGGAACCGTTATTGAAGTGAATAACCAGGTTGTCGATGATCCAAGCATGATTATGGAAGATCCTTACGAAGAGGGCTGGTTGATTCGCATCGAGGCTGACGAAGACCTTGATGATGAGGACGAAGATGATGAAGATGACGACGACGATGATGATGAAGACGATGATTACGACGAGGACGAAGACTAG
- the glnA gene encoding type I glutamate--ammonia ligase has protein sequence MIKTAKDALKFANEKGARMVDLKFCDMIGTWQHLTIPLHQLTEESFEEGFGFDGSSIRGWRGIEESDMIIRPDATTAIMDPFMSMPTLSLICDVCLPETLQAYNRDPRQVVKKAIAYMQSTGIADTAYFGPEAEFFIFDDIRYEQTSNSAFYMIDSDEASWNTGRDEGGNNLGFKVRPKEGYFPALPTDTQQDLRSEICAELENVGMTVERHHHEVAAAQSEINFRFDTALNMGDKMMWFKYIVKNVARRHGKTATFMPKPIFGDNGSGMHIHMSLWKDGKNLFAGNKYAGLSEMALYYIGGVLKHAPALCGIINPTTNSYKRLVPGFEAPTKLAYSFKNRSAAMRIPNSGPNPKAKRIEFRTPDPTANIYLAEAAILMAGIDGIINKIHPGDPLDKDIYGLPPQEAAKIPSVPGTLEESLNNLAANSSFLKKGDVFSDDMIETWIQYKIDKEVRPVQQRPVPYEFHLYYDC, from the coding sequence ATGATTAAGACCGCAAAAGACGCTTTGAAGTTCGCCAATGAAAAAGGCGCACGCATGGTTGACCTTAAGTTCTGTGACATGATCGGAACTTGGCAACATTTAACAATCCCCCTTCATCAATTGACGGAAGAGTCTTTTGAAGAAGGCTTTGGCTTCGACGGCAGCTCGATCCGCGGATGGAGAGGTATCGAAGAATCTGACATGATCATCCGTCCCGACGCAACGACGGCCATCATGGATCCCTTCATGTCAATGCCAACACTGTCGTTGATTTGCGACGTGTGCCTGCCAGAAACTCTTCAAGCTTACAATCGTGATCCCCGCCAAGTTGTTAAAAAAGCTATCGCCTATATGCAATCAACTGGCATTGCGGATACGGCTTACTTTGGACCAGAAGCTGAATTCTTCATCTTTGATGATATTCGTTACGAACAAACTTCAAACTCTGCGTTCTACATGATCGACAGTGACGAAGCTTCTTGGAACACGGGCCGTGACGAAGGTGGCAACAACCTTGGTTTCAAAGTTCGTCCCAAAGAAGGTTATTTCCCCGCTCTTCCAACCGACACTCAACAAGATCTTCGCTCTGAAATCTGCGCAGAACTTGAAAATGTGGGAATGACTGTAGAGCGCCATCACCATGAAGTGGCCGCCGCTCAAAGCGAAATCAACTTCCGTTTTGATACTGCTTTGAACATGGGCGATAAAATGATGTGGTTTAAGTACATCGTTAAAAACGTGGCAAGACGTCATGGTAAAACGGCGACGTTCATGCCAAAACCTATCTTCGGCGATAATGGTTCAGGCATGCACATCCACATGTCTTTGTGGAAAGATGGAAAAAATCTTTTCGCGGGCAACAAGTACGCAGGTCTTTCTGAAATGGCGTTGTACTATATTGGTGGCGTGTTGAAGCATGCTCCGGCACTTTGCGGAATTATTAATCCGACGACAAACTCATATAAACGTTTGGTTCCCGGCTTTGAAGCTCCGACAAAATTGGCTTACAGCTTTAAAAACCGCTCTGCGGCAATGCGTATTCCGAATTCAGGTCCAAATCCGAAAGCAAAACGTATTGAATTCCGTACTCCAGATCCAACGGCGAACATCTATTTAGCGGAGGCCGCGATCTTGATGGCCGGTATTGATGGTATCATCAATAAAATTCACCCAGGTGACCCACTAGATAAAGATATCTATGGATTGCCCCCCCAAGAAGCCGCAAAAATCCCATCTGTTCCAGGAACTTTAGAAGAGTCTTTGAACAATTTGGCCGCTAACAGCAGCTTCTTGAAAAAAGGCGATGTTTTCAGCGATGACATGATCGAAACTTGGATTCAGTACAAAATCGACAAAGAAGTTCGTCCGGTTCAACAAAGACCGGTTCCTTACGAATTCCATCTTTACTACGATTGCTAA
- a CDS encoding P-II family nitrogen regulator has product MKKIEAIIKPFKLDDVVDALSEVGVEGITVSEVRGFGRQKGRTEVYKGAEYVVDFLPKIKIEIVLPEALVNSAVEAIRKTAHTGKIGDGKIFVLPVEQALRIRTGEKDEQAL; this is encoded by the coding sequence ATGAAAAAAATTGAGGCCATAATCAAACCCTTTAAACTTGATGATGTGGTCGATGCTCTCTCAGAGGTCGGCGTAGAGGGGATCACTGTCTCAGAAGTTCGCGGGTTCGGCAGACAAAAAGGTCGCACCGAAGTTTACAAAGGTGCCGAATACGTTGTCGACTTCCTTCCAAAAATAAAAATTGAAATCGTTCTGCCTGAAGCACTGGTCAATAGCGCTGTTGAAGCTATTCGTAAAACAGCTCACACGGGTAAAATTGGTGACGGAAAAATTTTCGTGCTTCCCGTAGAGCAAGCTCTGCGCATCCGCACCGGCGAAAAAGACGAGCAAGCATTATGA
- a CDS encoding gamma-glutamylcyclotransferase family protein, protein MTTTRFFVYGSLCEGMVHFAKIQNFIESSIFARIQGSAYRLKVGFPALIKEGRDLIPGQLVELKGSELLVGLLDEFFGFNRQDPEKSLYCRDEIEVYPEGATEPVKAWAYFLSPTKLPMNAVRIPGGDWQKSLEEKPSLIQQLTEKQAGYIQRLGKSVGREIVPIDLALYRELMNLELIVDKGRRLALSKLGQEVFRHLA, encoded by the coding sequence ATGACTACAACACGTTTTTTCGTCTATGGTTCTTTGTGTGAGGGGATGGTTCATTTCGCGAAGATTCAAAATTTCATTGAATCTTCGATATTTGCGCGTATTCAGGGTTCTGCCTACCGCTTAAAGGTGGGTTTCCCAGCACTTATTAAAGAAGGACGTGATTTAATTCCGGGGCAGCTGGTCGAACTTAAGGGATCAGAACTGTTGGTAGGTCTTTTGGATGAATTCTTTGGCTTTAATCGCCAAGACCCAGAAAAAAGTCTTTATTGCCGGGACGAGATCGAAGTTTATCCAGAAGGCGCGACGGAGCCTGTCAAAGCCTGGGCTTACTTTTTATCTCCAACTAAGTTACCTATGAACGCCGTTAGAATTCCGGGTGGGGATTGGCAGAAGTCTTTAGAAGAAAAGCCTTCGTTGATTCAACAGCTCACGGAAAAACAAGCGGGTTACATCCAAAGATTAGGAAAATCTGTCGGCCGAGAGATTGTTCCTATTGATTTAGCTCTTTACAGAGAGCTGATGAACTTGGAATTAATCGTAGATAAAGGGCGCCGTTTGGCACTCTCTAAACTTGGCCAGGAAGTATTTAGACACCTTGCCTGA
- a CDS encoding tRNA (cytidine(34)-2'-O)-methyltransferase, producing MPDNKTLFRIVLIEPEIPQNTGNIGRSCVATNCELHLVGKMGFEINDTNLKRAGLDYWPHLTWHRHATFEDWFSKVEDTSRIWLFTTKTKRTYFEPKYQPGDWFVFGKETKGLDPDFLLQHPKQTVTIPMIGEGARSLNLATSVAIAAYEGVRQMNYSTFKGE from the coding sequence TTGCCTGATAATAAAACTCTTTTCCGCATTGTACTTATTGAGCCCGAGATTCCGCAGAACACCGGAAACATCGGGCGCAGCTGCGTAGCCACAAATTGCGAGCTGCACCTTGTAGGAAAAATGGGTTTTGAAATCAACGACACAAATCTAAAACGTGCCGGGCTGGATTACTGGCCCCATTTGACATGGCATCGCCACGCGACGTTCGAAGATTGGTTTAGCAAGGTCGAAGACACTTCACGCATTTGGCTTTTCACGACGAAAACAAAACGCACTTATTTTGAACCTAAATATCAGCCGGGCGACTGGTTTGTTTTTGGTAAAGAAACAAAAGGTTTAGATCCAGATTTTCTTTTGCAACACCCAAAGCAAACCGTGACCATCCCGATGATCGGTGAAGGCGCACGCAGTCTTAATTTGGCCACCAGTGTGGCGATTGCGGCTTATGAAGGTGTTCGTCAAATGAACTATTCAACTTTTAAGGGGGAATAA
- a CDS encoding ankyrin repeat domain-containing protein: protein MSAGDWKEMYLAASSGDFELVKYHIINGVNPNYQHPEILSTSLVASIIAGHDDIALFLLENGADPALESEFDGLTPLQAAKAYKRTALIEVLEKKLPPKTWWQRLKGSLLRSDT from the coding sequence ATGTCAGCAGGCGATTGGAAAGAAATGTACCTAGCGGCGAGTTCCGGCGACTTTGAGCTGGTCAAATATCACATCATCAATGGTGTAAATCCCAATTACCAACATCCTGAGATCCTTTCGACTTCACTAGTCGCAAGCATCATCGCCGGCCACGACGATATCGCCCTATTTCTTTTAGAAAATGGCGCTGATCCCGCTCTTGAATCTGAATTTGATGGATTGACACCCCTGCAGGCCGCAAAAGCTTACAAGCGCACGGCGCTGATTGAGGTTTTAGAAAAAAAATTGCCACCAAAAACTTGGTGGCAGCGTCTTAAAGGATCTCTGTTACGAAGCGATACTTGA
- the secA gene encoding preprotein translocase subunit SecA: MVTQILTKIFGTKHDREMKKIQPLVDKINSLEPQMKALSDDQLKAKTPEFQERLKKGETVEDILPEAFAVCREAATRVLGMRHYDVQLIGGIVLNRGNIAEMKTGEGKTLVATLAVYLNALTGKGVHLVTVNDYLVRRDAEHMGRLYGWLGLTTGIIVHGLNDQQRKEMYACDITYCTNNELGFDYLRDNMKFDLNDYVQRGHNFAIVDECDSILIDEARTPLIISGPAESSTDKYLQVNAIVPQLKRDVHFTMEEKTKTVSLTDEGNAKVEQLMGLSNLYDPENIEILHHMYQGLKAHYLYRLDVEYMIKDGEIVIVDEFTGRLMPGRRWSDGLHQAIEAKEGVEVKSENQTLATITFQNYFRMYNKLSGMTGTADTEAVEFNKIYKLAVNVIPTNRPIKRIDEEDVVYKSEKAKFKAITADVKERMAKGQPVLVGTESIEKSEALSAFLRKEGIKHEVLNAKQHEREAEIIAQAGRKGAITIATNMAGRGTDIMLGGNAEMMAKTAVGNDDSPEYQEMVQKLKGQVEAERAEVRALGGLCIIGTERHESRRIDNQLRGRSGRQGDPGGSKFYLSLEDKLMRIFNGERIQKIMEMLNIPEDEPITAKMVTNAIEGAQRKVEGHNFDIRKNLMEYDSVMNSQRGAIYGMRRKVLEGQDIERTTLDWLGDVVSTLLDTYVPENVKKEEWSIEGLNNSLSQTFGFKIDLENKPVNSETVTDAVKGGVKTVLDRQKTSMGPFFEQVQKMILLQSIDTHWKNHLYVIDKLKEGIGLRGYAQKDPLIEYKKEAFKAFEKLNEVIKKDAIEKIMRVQLVAQQSEEQVLESLRPDEPDLDGLDYSSSTEADIGHSLPDSSANAQPEKRRMTFQSGPRNDDRPMNREERRRIEKSGKGKR; encoded by the coding sequence ATGGTGACACAGATTCTTACAAAAATATTCGGAACAAAACACGACCGCGAAATGAAGAAGATCCAACCTTTGGTTGATAAGATCAATTCACTTGAACCTCAAATGAAGGCGTTGTCGGACGATCAACTCAAAGCCAAGACTCCTGAATTTCAAGAGCGCTTAAAAAAAGGTGAAACGGTCGAAGACATTTTGCCAGAAGCCTTTGCGGTTTGCCGTGAGGCTGCGACTCGTGTTTTGGGCATGCGCCATTACGATGTTCAGTTAATTGGTGGTATCGTTCTTAATCGCGGCAACATCGCCGAGATGAAAACCGGTGAAGGTAAAACCTTAGTGGCGACTTTAGCAGTTTATCTGAATGCCCTAACAGGTAAAGGGGTTCACTTAGTCACCGTGAATGATTATCTAGTACGCCGTGATGCTGAGCACATGGGCCGCTTGTATGGATGGTTGGGTCTTACGACCGGTATCATCGTTCACGGGCTGAACGACCAACAACGTAAAGAAATGTACGCTTGCGATATCACTTATTGCACGAACAATGAACTAGGCTTCGATTATCTTCGCGACAATATGAAATTCGATTTGAATGATTACGTTCAGCGCGGTCACAATTTTGCGATTGTGGATGAGTGTGACTCGATTCTTATCGACGAAGCACGTACGCCATTGATCATTTCTGGTCCAGCAGAATCTTCCACGGACAAATATTTGCAAGTAAATGCGATTGTTCCACAACTTAAGCGCGATGTTCATTTCACCATGGAAGAAAAAACCAAAACGGTTTCTTTGACCGATGAGGGAAATGCGAAAGTTGAACAATTGATGGGTCTTTCAAATCTTTATGACCCGGAAAATATTGAAATTCTTCATCACATGTATCAAGGCCTTAAGGCGCACTATTTGTACCGCCTGGATGTTGAATACATGATTAAAGATGGTGAAATCGTGATCGTTGACGAATTCACCGGCCGTTTGATGCCGGGTCGTCGTTGGTCTGATGGTCTTCATCAAGCGATCGAAGCCAAAGAAGGTGTTGAAGTTAAATCTGAAAACCAAACTTTAGCGACCATCACGTTCCAAAACTATTTCCGTATGTACAACAAGCTTTCGGGCATGACGGGTACGGCGGACACTGAAGCGGTAGAGTTTAATAAAATCTATAAATTGGCCGTGAATGTGATTCCGACCAATCGTCCAATCAAACGTATTGACGAAGAAGATGTTGTTTATAAATCTGAAAAAGCAAAATTCAAGGCGATCACGGCCGACGTTAAAGAGCGTATGGCCAAAGGACAACCAGTTCTCGTCGGTACTGAGTCTATTGAAAAATCAGAAGCCTTAAGTGCATTCCTTCGTAAAGAAGGCATCAAACATGAAGTGCTAAATGCGAAACAACATGAGCGTGAAGCAGAAATCATTGCTCAGGCGGGCCGTAAAGGTGCCATTACGATCGCGACCAATATGGCGGGTCGTGGAACGGACATCATGCTAGGTGGTAACGCTGAGATGATGGCTAAAACTGCTGTGGGTAACGACGACAGTCCGGAATACCAAGAAATGGTGCAAAAATTAAAAGGCCAGGTCGAAGCGGAACGCGCCGAAGTGCGTGCGCTAGGTGGCTTGTGCATTATCGGTACCGAACGCCACGAATCGCGTCGTATTGATAACCAATTACGTGGTCGTTCAGGTCGTCAAGGGGATCCAGGCGGATCTAAATTCTATCTTTCATTAGAAGACAAGTTGATGCGTATCTTTAACGGGGAACGCATTCAAAAAATCATGGAGATGTTAAACATCCCTGAGGATGAGCCGATCACCGCAAAAATGGTGACGAACGCTATTGAAGGCGCGCAACGTAAAGTCGAAGGCCATAACTTTGATATTCGTAAGAACCTAATGGAATACGATTCTGTTATGAACTCCCAGCGTGGTGCGATCTATGGCATGCGCCGTAAAGTTCTTGAAGGTCAAGACATCGAAAGAACGACACTTGATTGGTTGGGGGACGTTGTTTCTACTTTGTTAGACACTTACGTTCCAGAAAACGTGAAAAAAGAAGAATGGAGCATCGAAGGATTGAACAATTCTTTGTCGCAAACATTCGGCTTTAAAATCGATTTAGAAAATAAACCTGTGAACTCTGAAACAGTCACCGATGCCGTAAAAGGTGGGGTGAAAACAGTTTTAGATCGTCAAAAAACTTCGATGGGTCCTTTCTTTGAACAAGTTCAAAAGATGATCTTGCTTCAAAGTATTGATACTCACTGGAAGAATCACTTGTACGTGATTGATAAATTAAAAGAAGGTATTGGTCTGCGCGGTTACGCCCAGAAGGATCCTTTGATTGAATATAAAAAAGAAGCTTTCAAGGCTTTTGAGAAGTTGAATGAAGTTATTAAAAAAGACGCGATTGAAAAAATCATGCGCGTTCAATTAGTAGCTCAACAATCTGAAGAGCAAGTTTTAGAAAGCCTTCGCCCGGATGAGCCAGATTTGGATGGGTTGGATTACTCTTCTTCGACGGAAGCAGATATCGGGCATTCACTTCCTGATTCTTCAGCGAATGCGCAACCTGAAAAACGTCGTATGACCTTCCAAAGCGGTCCACGCAATGACGATCGTCCGATGAATCGCGAAGAACGTCGCCGCATTGAAAAGTCTGGTAAAGGAAAACGCTAA
- a CDS encoding zf-TFIIB domain-containing protein, which translates to MAQCPNCHNSVEILDRHLGTLFTCPKCNAVFFVDWNGQPEMANHEIEVEAPVEEAFVPPIDVPQAPYETNIEPTYVGEIPQNIPEEMAPPEEPYLEPAQEIPAGSEIHTPQDYQQPQEYQQNYQDIPAYGEEPPAEQAIVPVEAETPMAQEQEIDPYDFNQALGQPPPQPMQPMGSDNSDFSDIAAFGNTNASSGPLSYVVIIDGIESSHLLKQLKEAMTDSRFGWDVQALIGGMAGGRLILTGLSPAKASVLINRIKYLPFKISWRQDVLSSS; encoded by the coding sequence TTGGCTCAATGCCCGAACTGTCATAATTCGGTCGAGATTCTTGATAGGCATTTGGGGACATTGTTTACTTGCCCCAAATGCAATGCCGTTTTCTTTGTCGATTGGAACGGGCAACCGGAAATGGCCAATCACGAAATAGAAGTCGAAGCTCCGGTGGAAGAAGCATTTGTTCCACCCATCGATGTTCCTCAAGCTCCTTACGAAACGAATATCGAGCCCACATATGTGGGTGAAATTCCGCAAAATATTCCTGAAGAAATGGCGCCGCCAGAAGAGCCTTATTTAGAACCTGCCCAGGAAATCCCTGCCGGTTCGGAGATACACACGCCCCAGGATTACCAGCAGCCTCAGGAATACCAACAGAACTATCAAGACATTCCTGCTTATGGTGAAGAGCCTCCAGCGGAACAAGCTATAGTGCCGGTGGAAGCCGAGACGCCGATGGCGCAAGAACAAGAAATTGATCCTTACGATTTCAATCAGGCTTTGGGGCAGCCACCTCCGCAACCTATGCAGCCGATGGGTTCGGATAATTCTGACTTTTCAGACATCGCCGCCTTTGGCAATACCAATGCTTCGTCGGGTCCTTTGTCCTATGTGGTGATCATCGATGGGATTGAATCCAGTCATCTTTTAAAGCAGCTAAAAGAAGCTATGACGGATTCTCGCTTTGGGTGGGATGTTCAGGCGCTCATAGGTGGTATGGCTGGGGGCCGACTTATTCTAACCGGTCTTTCGCCCGCTAAAGCCTCTGTCTTAATCAACCGAATTAAATATCTGCCTTTTAAAATTTCTTGGAGGCAAGATGTACTCTCTAGCTCTTAA
- a CDS encoding outer membrane protein assembly factor BamE — translation MLRYIAIPVLLMSFMLSACQTSMLKQYNKVKAGMEKDDVLDIMGSPQRTQRFHGKDRWTYVFYDQRIRFEKEVHFFENNAIYVGDIWQPEESKSAFAMDKANDQRNVEIDSQIAKDLETHRRAYESYESQARGTDKVRYLPTFEPIR, via the coding sequence ATGCTTCGATATATAGCTATTCCTGTCTTGCTTATGAGTTTTATGCTCTCGGCTTGTCAGACATCTATGTTGAAACAATATAACAAGGTTAAAGCCGGTATGGAAAAAGATGATGTTTTAGACATCATGGGCTCTCCTCAACGCACTCAACGCTTTCATGGTAAAGATCGTTGGACTTATGTATTTTATGATCAGCGCATTCGTTTTGAAAAAGAAGTTCACTTCTTTGAAAATAACGCTATTTACGTAGGTGATATCTGGCAGCCCGAAGAAAGCAAATCTGCGTTTGCCATGGATAAAGCTAATGATCAACGTAACGTGGAAATCGATTCCCAGATCGCTAAAGACTTAGAGACGCATCGCCGAGCTTACGAAAGTTATGAATCGCAAGCGCGCGGCACCGATAAAGTGCGCTATCTTCCGACGTTTGAGCCTATTCGTTAA
- a CDS encoding matrixin family metalloprotease — protein MFAQILLILAFLGLVACEKGPSLGPGNEDALASAAQADCGFVQNSYGQRVSWKSNIPVVLQLHKSYPEEFVETLKKAAQHWNDAAGLTLFRFERNDGITTESAKKDKMSTIHWMQTWAEAQKNQQAVTTIYWSGSTLYETDIAIDNKYFNYYIDQPATPAEVHLESLLVHELGHALGLDHKKTVPSVMWPILNGASVRVDLTNADRDTIKCEY, from the coding sequence ATGTTTGCTCAGATTCTACTCATTCTCGCATTTCTGGGGCTCGTTGCCTGCGAAAAGGGGCCATCATTGGGGCCCGGCAACGAGGACGCGCTTGCCAGTGCCGCTCAAGCAGATTGCGGTTTTGTACAAAACTCTTACGGGCAAAGGGTCTCCTGGAAATCAAATATCCCTGTCGTTTTACAGCTTCATAAAAGTTATCCTGAAGAATTCGTCGAAACTTTGAAAAAAGCCGCCCAACACTGGAATGATGCCGCCGGATTAACACTGTTCCGCTTTGAACGAAATGACGGCATCACCACGGAAAGTGCCAAGAAAGACAAAATGAGCACCATTCATTGGATGCAGACGTGGGCAGAAGCGCAAAAAAACCAACAAGCCGTAACTACGATCTATTGGTCAGGCAGCACGCTTTACGAAACTGACATTGCCATCGATAATAAGTACTTTAATTATTATATCGATCAGCCGGCCACCCCCGCCGAAGTTCACTTAGAAAGTCTTTTAGTTCATGAACTTGGGCACGCCCTGGGACTTGATCATAAAAAAACTGTTCCTAGCGTTATGTGGCCTATATTAAACGGAGCTTCGGTGCGTGTTGATCTAACCAACGCCGATCGAGACACCATTAAGTGTGAGTACTAA
- a CDS encoding copper chaperone PCu(A)C, producing the protein MRSILFASAIVLAGLQAQAKATEALILSEGKIFLPVKGSPATAGYGTFTNNSDKEIKLSVNKAEPFKAVEAHQTLEKDGKMAMEKVDTWTVPAKGTLELKAGGNHIMLFDPKREVKLDETIKVRFKQDGKDKEFAFKVVPRVDSSSEHHHHH; encoded by the coding sequence ATGAGATCAATACTTTTTGCGTCTGCTATCGTGTTAGCGGGACTACAAGCCCAAGCTAAAGCCACTGAGGCATTAATTCTTTCAGAGGGAAAAATCTTTTTGCCGGTAAAAGGCAGCCCAGCAACAGCGGGATACGGAACCTTCACAAACAACTCGGATAAAGAAATTAAGTTGTCTGTGAATAAAGCAGAGCCGTTTAAAGCGGTGGAAGCTCACCAAACTTTAGAAAAAGACGGTAAAATGGCGATGGAAAAAGTAGACACTTGGACTGTTCCCGCAAAAGGGACTTTGGAACTTAAAGCTGGTGGCAATCACATCATGCTTTTTGATCCAAAACGTGAAGTAAAATTAGATGAAACGATCAAGGTTCGTTTTAAACAAGATGGTAAAGATAAAGAATTCGCGTTCAAAGTAGTACCACGCGTGGATTCATCTTCTGAACACCACCACCATCACTAA
- a CDS encoding SCO family protein, producing the protein MRKQFIIAVIVAALLAIAVTFGVKYAQQGPTLGGDFTLTYRAESFHFAEKAKPLNILYIGYAKCPDVCPMALSHTAQAIKEASEKERSKVQMIFISVDAANDTADAVATYAEQFNPAFIGLTGTKDQIDAAIKLFGASYMIEENKKSYLGYSIAHTDRLYFLDKKGRVRDMISSPRSSEEILQKIKELL; encoded by the coding sequence ATGAGAAAACAATTTATCATCGCCGTTATCGTGGCGGCACTTCTAGCGATTGCGGTCACTTTTGGTGTCAAGTACGCCCAACAAGGTCCAACCCTGGGCGGGGACTTTACTCTTACCTATCGCGCGGAAAGCTTTCACTTCGCGGAAAAAGCAAAGCCCCTGAACATCCTTTATATCGGTTACGCCAAATGCCCCGATGTCTGTCCCATGGCCTTAAGCCACACGGCCCAAGCGATTAAAGAAGCTTCAGAAAAGGAGCGTAGCAAGGTGCAGATGATCTTTATCAGCGTGGATGCCGCTAACGACACCGCCGACGCTGTGGCCACCTACGCCGAACAATTCAATCCTGCGTTTATTGGCTTAACTGGTACGAAAGATCAAATCGATGCGGCGATCAAACTTTTCGGCGCCAGCTATATGATTGAAGAAAATAAAAAATCTTATCTGGGGTATTCGATCGCCCACACCGATCGACTTTACTTCTTAGATAAAAAGGGACGCGTGCGGGATATGATTTCTAGCCCACGATCCTCTGAAGAAATTTTACAAAAAATAAAGGAGCTACTATGA